A region of Prochlorococcus marinus subsp. pastoris str. CCMP1986 DNA encodes the following proteins:
- the mreC gene encoding rod shape-determining protein MreC — MLDIRRISTNRWWNKKKNWGLFIFLSFLFFVRISKGSLYKDFYYLISKPFWPGQYQREVLTKSVEQEFLIRLKQLEKDNKRLREILSLQRLSDSESISASVISRKTGSFWRQIILNKGAKDGVEIGSFVVGPGGLLGRVENTSLFTSTVRLLTSPESKVGVWVERIQMHGLLVGSGNDYPKVIFFNKDIDIKVGDFVLSSPASTLLPPNIPIGIIQSVDEEFKAKKTANILLLGKPQAIDWVQILKVEI; from the coding sequence ATGTTAGATATTCGACGAATATCAACTAATCGTTGGTGGAATAAAAAGAAAAATTGGGGTTTATTTATATTTTTATCGTTCTTGTTTTTTGTGAGAATATCAAAAGGATCTTTATATAAAGATTTTTATTATTTAATTTCAAAACCTTTTTGGCCAGGACAATATCAAAGGGAAGTTTTAACTAAAAGTGTTGAACAAGAGTTTTTGATCAGATTAAAACAGTTGGAGAAAGATAATAAAAGATTACGCGAAATTTTATCTCTACAAAGATTGTCTGATTCTGAAAGTATTTCAGCGAGTGTTATTTCAAGAAAAACCGGCAGTTTTTGGAGGCAAATTATCTTAAATAAAGGTGCAAAAGACGGAGTAGAAATTGGGAGTTTTGTTGTTGGTCCAGGAGGCTTATTAGGAAGAGTAGAGAATACTTCTTTATTTACTTCGACAGTAAGATTATTAACTTCTCCTGAAAGTAAAGTGGGAGTATGGGTTGAAAGGATTCAGATGCATGGATTATTAGTCGGTTCTGGAAATGATTATCCAAAAGTGATTTTTTTTAATAAGGATATCGATATAAAAGTGGGAGATTTTGTCTTATCTTCCCCAGCAAGCACTTTGTTACCTCCCAATATTCCCATAGGTATTATTCAATCTGTTGATGAAGAATTCAAAGCAAAAAAAACAGCGAATATTTTGCTTTTAGGAAAACCTCAAGCAATTGATTGGGTACAAATCTTAAAAGTTGAAATTTAA
- a CDS encoding rod shape-determining protein, whose translation MIFNRFKFSRDIGIDLGTANTLIHVSGKGVVLQEPSVVAMDLEEGVPLAVGEEAKLMLGRTPGNIRAVRPLRDGVIADFDAAEQMIKTFIQKCNEGRGILAPRIVIGIPSGVTSVERRAVREAGLAGAREVHLIDEPVAAAIGASLPVTEPIGTMIVDIGGGTTEVAVLSLGGTVLSESVRIAGDELNESIAIYLKKVHNLVVGERTAEDIKIKIGSAFPDDEFDNTSIEVRGLHLLSGLPRSITLTSGEIREAMADPLSKIVEAVKRTLERTPPELAADIVDRGIMLAGGGALVRGISDLLSHETGIFTHIAENPLLCVVNGCGVVLDDFKKLKRVVDTPDFIRNAIRD comes from the coding sequence GTGATTTTTAACAGATTTAAATTTTCTAGGGATATAGGGATTGATTTGGGTACTGCTAATACTCTTATTCATGTATCAGGTAAAGGTGTGGTTCTACAAGAACCCTCAGTAGTAGCTATGGATCTTGAAGAGGGAGTTCCTTTGGCCGTAGGTGAAGAAGCAAAATTAATGCTTGGAAGAACCCCAGGAAATATAAGAGCTGTGAGACCTTTGAGAGATGGAGTTATTGCTGATTTTGATGCGGCAGAACAAATGATAAAAACTTTTATTCAAAAATGCAATGAAGGAAGGGGAATTTTAGCTCCAAGAATAGTTATTGGTATTCCGAGTGGGGTTACTAGTGTTGAACGAAGAGCTGTTAGAGAAGCTGGATTAGCTGGGGCTAGAGAGGTTCATTTGATTGATGAACCTGTCGCTGCAGCTATAGGAGCTTCATTGCCAGTAACTGAACCAATTGGAACCATGATTGTTGATATTGGGGGTGGAACTACTGAAGTAGCAGTTTTAAGTCTAGGCGGAACGGTCCTAAGCGAATCTGTAAGAATAGCAGGTGATGAACTTAATGAATCGATAGCAATTTATCTTAAAAAAGTACATAATCTAGTTGTCGGTGAGAGAACTGCAGAAGATATTAAAATCAAAATTGGCTCCGCATTTCCAGATGATGAATTTGATAATACTTCTATAGAAGTTAGAGGTTTACACCTTTTATCTGGCTTGCCAAGATCTATTACTTTAACCTCTGGAGAAATTAGAGAGGCTATGGCTGATCCTCTTTCCAAAATTGTTGAAGCTGTAAAAAGAACTTTGGAGCGAACTCCTCCTGAATTAGCGGCAGATATAGTTGATAGAGGAATTATGCTCGCTGGAGGTGGAGCTCTTGTAAGAGGGATTAGTGATTTGCTTAGCCATGAAACTGGAATTTTTACGCATATTGCAGAGAATCCATTACTATGCGTAGTTAACGGTTGTGGAGTGGTATTGGACGATTTCAAAAAACTCAAGAGAGTTGTTGATACACCTGATTTTATAAGGAATGCGATTAGAGATTAG
- a CDS encoding single-stranded DNA-binding protein — translation MEINTINLVGRAGREPDVRYFESGSTVANFTLAVNRISRGDEPDWFNLEIWGKQAQIAADYVKKGSLIGITGSFKIDSWKDKNTGEDRFKPVVRVDRLNLLSSKKETDNSNFSNNNNSGDIPF, via the coding sequence ATGGAAATTAACACTATTAATTTGGTTGGTAGAGCTGGAAGAGAGCCTGATGTGAGATATTTCGAATCTGGAAGTACAGTTGCCAACTTCACTCTTGCAGTAAACAGAATAAGTAGAGGTGATGAACCTGACTGGTTTAATCTAGAAATATGGGGCAAACAAGCACAAATAGCTGCTGACTATGTCAAAAAAGGTTCTTTAATTGGTATTACAGGAAGTTTTAAAATTGATAGTTGGAAAGACAAGAATACAGGAGAAGATAGATTTAAACCAGTTGTTAGAGTTGATAGATTAAATTTATTGAGCTCTAAGAAAGAAACAGATAATAGCAATTTTTCAAATAATAATAACTCTGGAGATATTCCTTTTTAA
- a CDS encoding DedA family protein, giving the protein MSLIFINLLTSIPEYISKAVETNSTIAYLTICLAMFLENIIPPIPSEIIMPLGGFFVYQQKLNFYILVFWGVFGTILGSMPWYYLGKLVNEKRLSNFLDKRGKYIGITSNDLIKSRRWFDKYGVSLVFWGRLVPGIRTLISVPAGMELMPLRKFLIWTSLGSLIWVTLLTYAGFVFGENYPIIETYLNQIKFIVKPILILIFVYFLIKFFIRLYKKKIT; this is encoded by the coding sequence TTGAGTTTAATTTTTATTAATTTACTCACTTCCATTCCTGAATATATTAGTAAGGCTGTTGAAACAAATTCAACAATAGCCTACCTCACGATATGTTTGGCGATGTTTTTAGAGAATATTATACCTCCAATTCCATCGGAAATAATTATGCCTTTAGGTGGATTTTTTGTCTACCAACAAAAATTAAATTTCTATATTTTGGTTTTTTGGGGTGTATTTGGAACGATACTAGGGTCTATGCCTTGGTATTATTTGGGTAAATTAGTAAATGAAAAAAGATTATCAAACTTTTTAGATAAAAGGGGCAAATATATAGGAATAACTTCTAATGATCTTATTAAGAGCAGGAGATGGTTTGATAAATATGGGGTTTCGTTAGTTTTTTGGGGGAGATTAGTACCTGGTATAAGAACATTAATTTCAGTACCCGCTGGAATGGAATTAATGCCACTTCGGAAATTTTTAATTTGGACTAGTTTAGGAAGTTTAATATGGGTTACATTATTAACTTATGCAGGATTTGTCTTTGGCGAAAATTATCCAATTATTGAAACATATTTGAATCAAATTAAATTTATTGTCAAACCCATATTAATTCTGATATTTGTTTATTTTTTAATAAAATTTTTTATAAGACTTTATAAAAAAAAAATAACTTAA
- the ahcY gene encoding adenosylhomocysteinase: MVIANSIKTSIPNYVIKDISLSDFGRKEIKIAETEMPGLMALRDKHHSDKPLNGAKIAGSLHMTIQTAVLIETLVDLGAQVKWASCNIFSTQDHAAAAIAEQGISVYAKKGESLDEYWQYTHYILDWGTDSPNMILDDGGDATGLLILGSKAEKDLSVLKNPSNEEEIALFNSIRSKLQEDSSFYSRIKGNIIGVTEETTTGVARLYQLQKQNALPFPAINVNDSVTKSKFDNLYGCRESLVDSIKRATDVMIAGKVALVMGFGDVGKGSAQSLRGLGAIVKVAEVDPICALQAAMEGFSVVTLNDVVEDIDIFVTATGNYQVITNDNLIKMKDEAIVCNIGHFDNEIDVASLKDYPWENIKPQVDHITLPSGNKIILLAEGRLVNLGCATGHPSFVMSNSFTNQVLAQIELFNKSDEYSKEVYVLPKHLDEMVARLHLDKIGAKLTKLTKDQADYINVSVEGPYKPEQYRY; encoded by the coding sequence ATGGTTATTGCTAATTCGATTAAAACCTCCATACCAAACTACGTAATTAAAGATATTTCTTTATCAGATTTCGGACGTAAAGAAATTAAAATTGCCGAAACTGAAATGCCTGGATTAATGGCACTTAGAGATAAGCATCATTCGGATAAGCCTCTAAATGGTGCAAAAATAGCTGGTAGTTTGCATATGACTATTCAAACTGCTGTTTTGATTGAAACTCTTGTTGATCTTGGTGCACAAGTTAAATGGGCTTCATGCAATATTTTCTCAACTCAAGATCATGCTGCTGCTGCTATTGCAGAACAAGGAATTTCTGTTTATGCAAAAAAAGGTGAGAGTCTTGATGAGTATTGGCAATATACTCATTACATTTTAGATTGGGGTACAGATTCTCCAAACATGATTCTTGATGATGGTGGAGATGCAACAGGTTTATTAATACTTGGTAGTAAAGCAGAAAAGGATTTGTCAGTTCTAAAGAATCCTAGTAATGAAGAGGAAATAGCATTATTCAACTCAATTAGGTCTAAATTGCAAGAAGATAGTAGCTTCTACTCTCGTATTAAGGGAAATATTATCGGCGTTACTGAAGAAACAACAACAGGAGTTGCAAGACTTTATCAATTGCAAAAACAAAATGCACTACCATTTCCTGCTATCAACGTAAACGATTCAGTTACTAAGAGTAAATTTGATAATTTATATGGTTGTAGAGAATCTCTAGTTGACAGTATCAAACGTGCGACTGATGTAATGATTGCAGGAAAAGTTGCGTTAGTAATGGGATTCGGAGATGTTGGTAAAGGGTCTGCTCAATCATTAAGAGGACTTGGAGCAATAGTCAAGGTTGCTGAAGTTGATCCTATATGCGCTCTTCAAGCAGCTATGGAGGGTTTTAGTGTTGTCACATTAAATGATGTTGTTGAAGATATTGATATATTTGTTACTGCTACTGGTAATTATCAAGTTATAACTAACGATAACCTTATTAAAATGAAGGATGAGGCGATAGTCTGTAATATTGGACATTTTGATAACGAGATTGATGTTGCCTCGTTGAAAGATTACCCATGGGAAAATATTAAGCCTCAAGTTGATCATATTACTTTGCCAAGTGGAAATAAAATTATTCTTTTAGCAGAGGGAAGACTTGTTAACTTAGGCTGTGCAACAGGTCATCCAAGTTTTGTTATGAGTAATTCTTTTACTAATCAAGTATTAGCTCAAATTGAACTTTTCAATAAGTCAGATGAATACTCTAAAGAGGTCTATGTTTTACCTAAACATTTAGATGAAATGGTTGCTAGGTTACATTTGGATAAAATTGGGGCTAAGTTAACAAAACTAACTAAAGATCAAGCAGACTATATTAATGTCTCTGTTGAAGGACCTTATAAACCAGAGCAATATAGATATTAA
- the tsaE gene encoding tRNA (adenosine(37)-N6)-threonylcarbamoyltransferase complex ATPase subunit type 1 TsaE, producing MFVGNLKETIQLGSDFARRLNPKSVILLQGPIGAGKTSFVQGIALGLSISEDITSPTFALSHHYNSGTIPLIHMDLYRLENSLMAKEFFISEEEEAIQNEAIMVIEWPELIKPCLNNFWKIEISYATNFGRNYKIWDPKNLLTFE from the coding sequence GTGTTTGTTGGGAATTTAAAAGAAACAATTCAATTAGGAAGTGATTTTGCTCGAAGATTAAATCCAAAATCGGTTATTTTACTACAAGGTCCCATTGGAGCTGGAAAAACTTCATTCGTCCAAGGAATTGCATTAGGCCTATCTATTTCAGAAGATATTACAAGTCCAACATTTGCCTTATCGCATCATTACAATTCTGGAACAATTCCACTAATTCATATGGATTTATATCGGCTAGAAAATAGTTTGATGGCAAAAGAATTCTTTATTTCTGAGGAAGAAGAGGCTATACAAAATGAAGCTATAATGGTTATTGAATGGCCGGAATTAATAAAGCCATGTTTGAATAATTTCTGGAAAATAGAAATAAGTTACGCTACAAATTTTGGGAGAAATTATAAAATTTGGGATCCAAAAAATTTATTAACCTTTGAATAG
- a CDS encoding carbohydrate kinase family protein, translating into MKKTKVICIGEALIDRIKNKSNQEFTDFLGGAPANVACALRKLQIDSVFIGRIGSDEFGKKFINQFKELEVNINFLQLDDCLPTRIVKVNRDNSGDRYFSGFDTSLNTFFADEAFDKNEIKKDLKSLENLFSKTKYLVCGTIILSSSISADTINFLLSLANKFDVKIIIDLNWREVFWDFATSSSETNKKERVDLIRNLLNKAHILKLAKEEAILFFENKNPLEISERLLNRPDVIITDGANPICWLINGVQGTTEVSKSLKIIDTTGAGDAFLAGLISQLLSFDYPSNESEIQNCVKFASICGLLTCLGEGAIEQQPDYSKVNKFFGSQIL; encoded by the coding sequence ATGAAAAAAACAAAAGTTATTTGTATTGGGGAGGCTTTAATAGATAGAATCAAGAATAAATCAAATCAAGAATTTACAGATTTTTTGGGAGGAGCTCCTGCAAATGTAGCTTGTGCATTGAGAAAATTACAAATAGATTCAGTCTTTATTGGACGTATAGGAAGTGATGAATTTGGTAAGAAATTTATTAATCAATTTAAAGAATTGGAGGTAAATATAAATTTTTTGCAATTGGATGATTGTCTTCCCACTCGTATCGTTAAGGTAAATAGGGATAATTCCGGAGATCGATATTTTTCTGGTTTTGATACAAGCTTAAATACATTTTTTGCTGATGAGGCTTTTGATAAGAATGAAATTAAAAAAGATTTGAAAAGTTTGGAAAACCTCTTTTCAAAAACAAAATATTTAGTTTGTGGAACAATTATATTATCGTCTTCAATATCTGCAGATACTATTAACTTTTTATTGAGTTTAGCTAATAAATTTGATGTAAAAATAATAATTGACTTGAACTGGAGAGAGGTTTTTTGGGATTTTGCCACTTCTTCATCAGAAACTAATAAAAAGGAGAGAGTTGATTTAATAAGGAATTTATTGAATAAGGCGCATATTTTAAAGTTGGCCAAAGAGGAAGCAATTTTATTTTTTGAAAATAAAAATCCTTTGGAAATATCTGAAAGATTGTTAAACCGTCCTGATGTAATAATTACAGATGGAGCAAATCCTATTTGTTGGTTAATAAATGGAGTACAAGGAACGACTGAAGTTTCTAAGTCGCTAAAAATTATTGATACTACTGGAGCAGGTGATGCTTTTTTAGCTGGATTAATTTCACAATTACTGTCGTTTGATTATCCTTCAAATGAATCAGAAATACAAAATTGTGTAAAATTCGCAAGTATTTGTGGGTTACTCACCTGTCTTGGTGAAGGTGCGATTGAACAACAACCAGACTATTCAAAGGTTAATAAATTTTTTGGATCCCAAATTTTATAA
- a CDS encoding alpha/beta fold hydrolase, which yields MSFKKSENWKWKNWDISWSSTKQSSNNSDLNILLIHGFGASKRHWRHNQDFLGNNHNCYSIDLLGFGESSQPGASLDYESYKDNYVKYSFDLWGSQVATFCNEVIKSPVYLVGNSIGGVVSLKAAEILKENCNGLVLIDCAQRTMDDKRLKRSDVLMNLLRPVIKTLVSKRIISNTLFERAANPAVIKQILKKAYPSGKNIDEELIEILYNPSQRKNSKEAFRGFINLFDDYLATDLFYRVNSPIQLIWGEKDPWESLNEAKSWKKNYKNIKRLDVIKEAGHCPHDENPEETNNLICQFIQETK from the coding sequence ATGTCCTTTAAAAAATCCGAAAATTGGAAATGGAAAAATTGGGACATATCATGGTCTTCAACAAAACAATCCTCTAACAATAGTGATTTAAATATTTTATTAATTCATGGTTTTGGAGCATCAAAACGACATTGGAGACATAATCAAGATTTTCTCGGAAATAATCATAATTGCTATTCAATTGACCTACTAGGCTTTGGAGAAAGTAGCCAACCTGGAGCTTCATTAGATTATGAGTCTTACAAAGATAATTATGTTAAATATTCCTTTGACTTATGGGGAAGTCAGGTAGCTACTTTTTGTAATGAGGTAATTAAATCTCCTGTTTATCTAGTAGGCAACTCAATCGGTGGAGTTGTATCTTTAAAAGCTGCTGAAATTCTCAAAGAAAATTGTAATGGCCTTGTTTTAATTGACTGTGCCCAAAGAACAATGGATGATAAGAGACTTAAAAGAAGCGATGTATTAATGAACTTATTGCGTCCGGTAATAAAAACATTAGTAAGTAAAAGAATTATTAGTAACACCCTTTTTGAGAGAGCTGCCAATCCAGCAGTTATTAAACAAATCCTTAAAAAAGCATATCCCTCAGGAAAAAATATTGATGAAGAATTAATAGAAATTTTATATAATCCTTCTCAAAGAAAAAATTCAAAAGAGGCTTTTCGTGGTTTTATTAATTTATTCGATGACTATCTCGCTACAGACCTATTTTATAGGGTTAATTCTCCAATTCAGTTGATTTGGGGAGAAAAAGATCCTTGGGAATCTCTAAATGAAGCAAAATCTTGGAAGAAAAACTATAAAAATATAAAAAGACTAGATGTTATTAAAGAGGCTGGACATTGTCCTCACGATGAAAATCCTGAGGAGACTAACAATTTAATTTGTCAATTTATTCAAGAGACGAAATAA
- a CDS encoding RpoD/SigA family RNA polymerase sigma factor has product MSPETLVENKLATISSLKSSNDVDLVRSYLRDIGRVPLLSHEQEITLGRQVQEYMQVERAEIEIMELTDNKPSPEELAEKLNLSTSQIKKRLRAGQRAKERMVAANLRLVVSVAKKYTKRNMELLDLIQEGTIGLVRGVEKFDPARGYKFSTYAYWWIRQGITRAIAEKSRAIRLPIHITEMLNKLKKGQRELSQEMSRTPTISELAKYVELPEDDVKDLMCKAGQPVSLETKVGDGEDTVLLDLLAGGEDLPDEQIEMDCMRGDLHSLLHQLPDLQCRVLRMRYGMDGDEPMSLTGIGRVLGISRDRVRNLERDGLRGLRRLSESVEAYFVS; this is encoded by the coding sequence ATGTCACCCGAAACATTAGTTGAGAATAAATTAGCTACTATTTCATCTTTAAAATCCAGTAATGATGTAGATTTGGTTAGGTCTTATTTGAGGGATATTGGACGAGTTCCATTACTATCACACGAACAAGAAATCACTTTAGGTAGGCAAGTTCAAGAATATATGCAAGTTGAGAGAGCTGAAATTGAAATAATGGAATTGACAGATAATAAACCTTCACCTGAAGAATTAGCTGAAAAGTTAAATTTATCTACTTCACAAATCAAAAAAAGACTCAGAGCTGGTCAGCGAGCAAAAGAAAGAATGGTTGCTGCAAATTTAAGATTAGTCGTCAGTGTTGCAAAAAAATATACAAAAAGAAATATGGAACTTCTTGATTTAATTCAAGAGGGAACAATTGGATTAGTAAGAGGTGTAGAAAAATTTGATCCTGCTAGAGGATATAAGTTTTCAACATATGCGTATTGGTGGATTAGACAAGGTATTACAAGAGCAATTGCAGAAAAAAGTAGAGCTATTAGATTGCCAATCCACATAACAGAGATGCTTAATAAGCTAAAAAAAGGTCAAAGAGAGTTGAGTCAAGAAATGTCAAGAACACCTACAATAAGTGAACTAGCTAAATATGTTGAGTTGCCCGAAGATGATGTTAAAGATTTAATGTGCAAAGCTGGGCAGCCAGTAAGTCTAGAAACAAAAGTAGGTGATGGTGAAGATACAGTTTTACTGGATTTATTAGCTGGAGGAGAAGATTTACCTGATGAGCAAATCGAAATGGACTGTATGAGGGGTGATTTACATTCACTACTTCATCAGTTACCTGATTTGCAATGTAGAGTCTTAAGAATGAGATATGGAATGGATGGAGATGAGCCAATGTCTCTAACGGGTATTGGACGTGTCTTGGGTATTAGTAGAGATAGGGTAAGAAATCTAGAAAGAGATGGTCTAAGAGGTTTAAGAAGACTTAGCGAAAGTGTGGAAGCTTATTTCGTCTCTTGA